In one window of Halorubrum sp. BV1 DNA:
- a CDS encoding DUF1641 domain-containing protein, with translation MSETSSDVDAFTTDADLDELAARVDAQADDLIALLDLLAVVRGLSDDLVPELRTAAAENREPLADLRTALENEETRRLVERVGDNADSLADLLDLVVVVQDLSAELVPELRTVAAENRGEIAQLRMAFEREETLILLRRIGHNTDTFLDLLSTLEVATDALADVAPEDGAAAAAAREDVRRLATAFDRAESVDALVALGENMETVRGLLALVEGFGDAADRSTDEYYQLGTRLGQAADLAERAADPQIVETIDAGSSAFTDETADRRVGLFGLLSALRNDNVQRTLGTLIEAAERVGQTRDTSRSE, from the coding sequence ATGAGTGAGACATCATCCGACGTGGACGCGTTCACGACCGACGCCGACTTGGACGAGCTGGCCGCTCGCGTCGACGCGCAGGCCGACGACCTGATCGCGCTGTTGGACTTACTCGCCGTCGTTCGGGGCCTGAGCGACGATCTCGTGCCGGAGCTGCGAACGGCCGCGGCGGAGAACCGCGAGCCGCTGGCCGACCTGCGAACGGCTCTCGAAAACGAGGAGACCAGACGACTGGTCGAGCGAGTGGGCGATAACGCCGATTCGCTGGCTGACCTCCTTGACCTAGTGGTCGTCGTACAGGACCTCTCGGCGGAACTCGTCCCCGAATTGCGAACCGTCGCCGCCGAGAACCGCGGGGAGATCGCACAGCTACGCATGGCGTTCGAGCGTGAGGAGACGCTGATCCTGTTGCGCCGGATCGGGCACAACACCGACACGTTTCTCGACCTGCTGTCGACGCTCGAAGTCGCGACCGACGCGCTCGCGGACGTTGCTCCCGAAGATGGGGCGGCCGCTGCGGCTGCGCGCGAAGACGTGCGCCGGCTCGCTACGGCGTTCGATCGGGCGGAGTCCGTCGACGCACTCGTCGCGCTCGGCGAGAACATGGAGACCGTCCGCGGACTGCTCGCGCTCGTTGAGGGGTTCGGCGACGCTGCCGACCGCAGTACCGATGAGTACTATCAGCTCGGGACACGGTTGGGACAGGCCGCCGACCTGGCCGAACGCGCGGCCGACCCGCAGATCGTCGAGACGATCGATGCCGGTTCGAGCGCGTTTACCGACGAGACAGCCGACCGCCGAGTCGGCCTGTTCGGATTGCTGTCGGCGCTGCGCAACGACAACGTCCAACGGACGCTCGGCACGCTCATCGAAGCGGCCGAGCGCGTCGGTCAGACGCGGGACACCAGCCGATCGGAGTGA
- a CDS encoding NAD(P)/FAD-dependent oxidoreductase, with the protein MTATRPTVLILGSGAAGTMTANALRRRIDADVTVIDKSRTHSYQPAYYLIPFGYMDLDEHQRDTRELLHDDVEFVQDEVVGVDPDEQTVDGEDATYEYDVLISAVGNDLRPDTVPGMIEGWNQTDSVYPFYHASAARALGDAVDRFDGGRFLVTVPDTPIKCGGAPLKLTMLMEEYLRTRGVREDAEIVMTKPGSEVFGTGPKAPYQKQIEQIWDDRDITFVSEFTVSEVDYEHQTVHSEEGEVLEYDLYAPVPPQYGHEFVVENSPLTDGGEYVSVDEHTLQHERYPAVFALGDNADVPTSRTASAARKQSHVVVDNVERYLDDRSPAPDYDGYTACPILVEKGKAMIAEFDYEAPISAPVVSRLNWILDINVIPSLYWNVWMRGYDPVP; encoded by the coding sequence ATGACTGCAACACGACCGACCGTCCTCATTCTCGGCAGCGGTGCCGCGGGAACGATGACGGCAAACGCTCTCCGTCGGCGCATCGACGCCGACGTGACCGTGATCGACAAGAGCCGAACGCACAGCTACCAGCCAGCCTACTACCTGATCCCGTTTGGGTACATGGACCTCGACGAGCATCAGCGAGACACGCGAGAGTTGCTCCACGATGACGTCGAGTTCGTTCAAGACGAAGTCGTCGGGGTCGACCCGGACGAACAGACCGTCGACGGGGAGGACGCTACCTATGAGTACGACGTTCTCATCTCTGCGGTCGGGAACGACCTCCGTCCCGATACGGTCCCGGGGATGATCGAGGGATGGAACCAGACGGATTCAGTGTATCCGTTCTATCACGCCTCCGCGGCGCGAGCGTTGGGCGACGCCGTCGATAGGTTCGACGGCGGACGCTTCCTCGTGACGGTCCCGGACACGCCGATCAAGTGCGGCGGCGCGCCGCTGAAACTCACGATGCTGATGGAGGAGTACCTCCGCACGCGCGGTGTTCGCGAGGACGCCGAGATCGTGATGACAAAGCCCGGGTCGGAGGTGTTCGGCACGGGGCCGAAGGCGCCGTATCAAAAGCAGATCGAGCAGATCTGGGACGATCGCGACATCACGTTCGTGTCCGAGTTCACCGTCTCCGAGGTCGACTACGAGCACCAGACGGTTCACTCGGAGGAGGGAGAGGTCTTGGAGTACGACCTGTACGCGCCCGTTCCGCCGCAGTACGGACACGAGTTCGTCGTCGAGAACTCGCCGTTGACCGATGGTGGCGAGTATGTCTCCGTCGACGAACACACGCTCCAACACGAGAGGTATCCGGCCGTGTTCGCGCTCGGCGACAACGCCGATGTGCCGACCTCGCGGACCGCCTCGGCCGCACGCAAACAGTCGCACGTCGTCGTGGACAACGTCGAGCGGTACCTCGACGACCGGTCGCCCGCACCCGACTACGACGGATACACCGCCTGTCCGATTCTCGTCGAGAAGGGAAAGGCGATGATCGCGGAGTTCGATTACGAGGCCCCCATCTCCGCGCCGGTCGTGAGCCGACTCAATTGGATCCTCGACATCAACGTGATCCCATCGCTGTACTGGAACGTTTGGATGCGCGGATACGACCCGGTCCCATGA
- a CDS encoding helix-turn-helix domain-containing protein, giving the protein MYDFTFEITYDAGFDEYVDLFIDRESLRSKALYSCLDPTELWTLESVTGDPTDLAAVDELLLDEAVDRDSINARACNSTRTTSLLTEEQRRRVAYTYISDVDFCESVPLIAAKYVDGGMLLEQTRTDDRVRWRVLVQDDSKIGHLYDTLSAKLGEGLSFSFKHLTEVANWESGLLSRADIRAEQREILNVAVERGYFETPREVTLDEIADELELPRSTVSYRLRRATAELAKRFTERQL; this is encoded by the coding sequence ATGTACGACTTCACATTCGAAATAACGTACGACGCCGGTTTCGACGAGTACGTCGACCTGTTCATCGATCGCGAGTCCCTCCGATCGAAGGCACTCTACTCGTGTCTCGATCCGACGGAGCTGTGGACGCTCGAATCGGTCACGGGCGACCCGACCGACCTCGCGGCCGTCGACGAACTACTCTTGGACGAGGCCGTCGATCGAGACTCAATCAACGCCCGGGCGTGCAACTCGACCCGAACGACGAGTCTGCTGACCGAAGAGCAGCGCCGGCGAGTCGCGTACACGTACATCTCCGACGTGGACTTCTGTGAATCCGTCCCGCTCATCGCGGCGAAGTACGTCGACGGCGGGATGCTTCTCGAGCAGACTCGGACCGATGACAGGGTTCGATGGCGCGTGTTGGTGCAGGACGATTCGAAGATCGGGCACCTGTACGACACGTTGTCCGCAAAGCTCGGTGAGGGACTCTCGTTCTCTTTCAAGCACTTGACCGAGGTCGCCAACTGGGAAAGCGGACTCCTCTCGCGAGCAGACATCCGTGCGGAACAGCGTGAGATATTGAACGTGGCCGTCGAGCGCGGTTACTTCGAGACACCACGAGAAGTGACGCTCGATGAGATCGCAGACGAACTCGAGCTACCCCGATCGACCGTGTCGTATCGGCTTCGACGAGCGACCGCAGAACTAGCGAAACGGTTCACAGAACGGCAATTATGA
- a CDS encoding helix-turn-helix domain-containing protein yields the protein MNSLDAEPEPSPPAEPLLNALGGEANRDILSALDEPMTAAELVDTCDMSTSTTYRKLDMLRRTGLIKEHLVVDSKRGRCSVYERNVERISVSVGDDGGFDVRVERPRGNTDGELIDK from the coding sequence ATGAATAGTCTCGACGCTGAGCCTGAACCATCGCCACCCGCGGAGCCGCTTCTCAACGCGCTGGGCGGCGAAGCAAACCGGGACATCTTGTCGGCACTCGATGAGCCGATGACGGCCGCCGAATTGGTCGATACCTGTGACATGTCTACTTCGACGACGTACCGGAAGCTGGACATGCTACGCAGGACCGGACTCATCAAAGAGCATCTGGTGGTCGACTCCAAGAGAGGGCGGTGCAGTGTGTACGAACGGAACGTGGAACGTATTTCTGTCTCGGTTGGCGACGATGGTGGATTCGACGTCCGAGTTGAGCGGCCGAGAGGGAACACTGACGGAGAACTGATCGACAAATAA
- a CDS encoding cytochrome d ubiquinol oxidase subunit II, with product MTSASVEALAAGPLFGLPLPELWFALVFGLLGTFLFLDGFDFGAGAIFATLTDDEAREAVLSAIGPFWDGNEVWLVVFGGALFAAFPSVYAGLFSRHYLLMFGILGALILRGLAPEMYEQRHDERWQRWWGRSFAAGSVLAPFLLGAFAGNWLVGSPRSFTLVGVVVGVTVTALTVVSGAAFLRLKARHALPETVTQIGLGAVVAYLLAVVGTLGVLAFRLPAGIDALLSAPVLTLVAASVALGVGYGVALRRGSNAIALAAAAGLTYGLIAVVAILMYPSIDPAAGLTVSAAVVSTLPLNLMSIGAALLLPLIATYFAVLYSAFSGPITADEAY from the coding sequence ATGACTAGCGCGAGCGTCGAGGCGCTCGCTGCGGGGCCACTGTTCGGCCTGCCGCTGCCGGAGCTGTGGTTCGCCCTCGTGTTCGGCCTGTTGGGGACGTTCCTATTCCTCGACGGGTTTGATTTCGGTGCCGGCGCGATCTTCGCGACGCTCACAGACGACGAAGCGCGTGAGGCGGTGCTGTCGGCGATCGGGCCGTTTTGGGACGGCAACGAGGTGTGGCTCGTCGTCTTCGGCGGGGCGCTTTTCGCCGCGTTCCCGTCGGTGTACGCCGGCCTGTTCAGCCGACATTACCTGCTGATGTTCGGTATTCTTGGTGCGCTCATCCTCCGCGGGCTCGCGCCCGAAATGTACGAACAGCGCCACGACGAACGCTGGCAGCGGTGGTGGGGGCGATCGTTCGCCGCCGGCAGCGTCCTAGCGCCGTTTCTCCTCGGTGCGTTCGCGGGAAACTGGCTCGTCGGAAGCCCCCGATCGTTCACGCTCGTCGGCGTCGTCGTCGGGGTCACCGTCACGGCGTTGACCGTCGTGTCCGGTGCCGCATTCCTTCGACTGAAAGCTCGACACGCGCTTCCCGAGACGGTGACGCAGATCGGACTCGGTGCTGTCGTGGCGTATCTCCTCGCGGTCGTCGGGACCCTCGGCGTCTTGGCGTTCCGACTCCCGGCCGGTATCGACGCGCTGCTGTCGGCTCCGGTGCTCACGCTGGTCGCCGCCTCCGTCGCGCTCGGCGTCGGGTACGGCGTCGCGCTCCGACGCGGGTCGAACGCCATCGCGCTCGCGGCGGCCGCAGGTCTGACCTACGGGTTGATCGCGGTCGTCGCGATCCTCATGTACCCGAGTATCGACCCCGCGGCGGGGCTCACCGTCAGCGCGGCTGTCGTCTCGACGCTGCCGCTGAACCTCATGTCGATCGGGGCGGCGCTACTGCTCCCACTAATCGCGACGTACTTTGCCGTCTTGTACTCGGCGTTCAGCGGACCGATCACGGCCGACGAGGCGTACTGA
- a CDS encoding molybdenum ABC transporter permease — MTTETHTERSEPSAFGLDWLDVSLLGGGVLLLYYVVPLVSLFLSVPVGDVLSRMSDPTVVDSATTSVLSASISTALATLFGLPLAYWLARTDGPVAKVALAAAVLPLVLPPTVGGIVLLTVFGPGSPIGEAAAAAGFPLTRSLAGVVLAQTFVASPFVVVTAKAAFESVDRTLEHASRSLGKSRLTTARNVTLPLAGPGILAGVTLAFARAIGEFGATMMLAYYPRTMPVQIWVSFVELGLDNAYPVAILLVLIAATTLVCLNTVASNPWD, encoded by the coding sequence ATGACGACAGAGACACACACTGAGCGGTCGGAACCGAGCGCGTTCGGACTCGACTGGCTCGACGTCTCGCTCCTCGGCGGCGGCGTGTTGCTCCTGTACTACGTCGTGCCGTTGGTGTCGCTGTTTCTCTCGGTGCCAGTCGGAGATGTTCTCTCCCGGATGAGCGACCCGACCGTCGTAGATTCGGCGACCACGTCGGTGCTTTCTGCGTCGATCAGCACGGCCCTCGCCACGCTGTTCGGTCTGCCGCTCGCGTACTGGCTCGCGCGCACCGACGGACCGGTGGCGAAGGTCGCCCTCGCGGCCGCGGTCCTTCCGTTGGTGCTCCCACCGACGGTCGGCGGGATCGTGTTACTCACCGTGTTCGGCCCGGGATCACCGATCGGCGAGGCCGCGGCCGCCGCCGGGTTTCCGCTCACGCGGTCGCTCGCCGGGGTGGTGCTCGCCCAGACGTTCGTCGCGTCACCGTTCGTGGTGGTGACGGCGAAGGCGGCGTTCGAGAGCGTGGACCGAACGCTCGAACACGCCTCGCGGTCCCTCGGGAAGAGCCGACTGACGACCGCCCGCAACGTGACGCTACCGCTCGCCGGACCGGGGATTCTCGCCGGAGTGACGCTCGCGTTCGCGCGGGCGATAGGCGAATTCGGCGCGACGATGATGCTGGCGTATTACCCTCGAACGATGCCGGTCCAGATCTGGGTGTCGTTCGTCGAACTCGGACTGGACAACGCCTATCCGGTGGCGATACTGCTGGTACTGATCGCCGCGACGACGCTCGTGTGCCTCAACACCGTCGCCTCGAACCCATGGGACTGA
- a CDS encoding serine/threonine-protein kinase RIO2 has translation MVRNVAGEMAELDAEDFYLLSGVEQGMRFSEWVRRDKLPEYASLTREEVDYRIDRCLDRELIERKTIQYEGYQLTFEGYDALALRTFAERDTIDGVGSPLGLGKEGDVYEVQSFKPLALKYHREGYTNFREVNREREYTADRDHVSWLYTARKAAEREYEAMEALYPDVSVPRPVDQNRHAIVMDKFEGVELARATLDPEQAVGVLDLVLRELQTAYDLGWVHADASEHNVAVAESGVTIFDWPQAVSVDHENAREFLERDVANLCRYFERKYPHEVPDVDTGEIADAIADDSFESVRISKA, from the coding sequence ATGGTTCGAAACGTCGCCGGCGAGATGGCGGAGCTCGACGCCGAGGACTTCTACCTCCTCTCGGGCGTCGAGCAGGGGATGCGGTTTTCGGAGTGGGTTCGCCGCGACAAGCTCCCCGAGTACGCCAGCCTGACGCGCGAGGAAGTCGACTACCGGATCGATCGGTGTCTCGACCGGGAGCTGATCGAACGGAAGACGATCCAGTACGAGGGGTACCAGCTCACCTTCGAGGGATACGACGCGCTCGCGCTCCGGACGTTCGCCGAGCGCGACACGATAGACGGCGTGGGATCGCCGCTCGGGCTCGGCAAAGAGGGCGACGTGTACGAGGTCCAGTCGTTCAAGCCGCTCGCGTTGAAGTACCACCGGGAGGGCTACACCAATTTCCGAGAGGTGAACCGCGAACGGGAGTACACGGCCGACCGCGATCACGTCTCGTGGCTGTACACCGCGCGCAAGGCGGCCGAACGCGAGTACGAGGCGATGGAGGCGCTGTACCCCGACGTGTCGGTGCCGCGACCGGTCGATCAGAACCGCCACGCCATCGTGATGGACAAGTTCGAAGGCGTCGAACTCGCTCGCGCGACGCTGGATCCCGAACAGGCCGTGGGGGTCTTGGATCTCGTGCTCCGTGAGCTACAGACCGCCTACGACCTCGGGTGGGTTCACGCGGACGCGTCCGAACACAACGTCGCGGTCGCCGAAAGCGGCGTGACGATCTTCGACTGGCCGCAAGCCGTGAGCGTCGATCACGAGAACGCGCGCGAGTTTCTCGAACGCGACGTGGCGAACCTCTGCCGGTACTTCGAACGAAAGTATCCTCACGAGGTCCCAGACGTCGACACCGGCGAGATCGCCGACGCCATCGCCGACGACTCGTTCGAGAGCGTCCGAATATCCAAAGCATAA
- a CDS encoding extracellular solute-binding protein, which yields MVTDRRSSRREFLVTGGTALVAGSAGCTGGRSRDDGRSATVAILAAGSLQNAIANGLKPAVDVPVEVEAHGSATVARMIAEGQRDPDIVSVADVALFERPLSPPWYSVFASNSVVVAYNPETAGGERVAEAGAERWYEPMAEGSVRIGRTDPDQDPLGYRTLFALELASRYYNDASDLGAQILHRDQIYPETSLISQFETGSIDAAFAYRSMAVERGYEYVELPTQINLSDPRYAEEWYSNPSYTLPNGQEVEGGLISYGSTVRHMSDAAVSVFDALTTGAYLENHGFLLREQFPAYTGEVPRRVSRTTGLSDENRSRLDRPGEALSAAVSDITVLV from the coding sequence ATGGTGACTGACCGGCGCTCGTCGAGACGAGAGTTCCTCGTGACCGGCGGGACGGCCCTCGTCGCCGGGAGCGCCGGCTGTACGGGTGGACGGAGTCGCGACGACGGCCGGTCGGCGACGGTCGCTATCCTCGCGGCCGGCAGCCTCCAGAACGCGATCGCAAACGGGCTCAAACCCGCCGTGGACGTTCCGGTCGAAGTCGAGGCGCACGGCTCGGCGACGGTCGCCCGGATGATCGCCGAGGGACAGCGCGACCCGGACATCGTCTCCGTCGCCGACGTGGCACTGTTCGAACGCCCCCTGTCACCGCCGTGGTACTCGGTGTTCGCAAGCAACTCGGTCGTCGTTGCGTACAATCCGGAGACGGCCGGCGGGGAGCGCGTGGCAGAGGCCGGAGCCGAGCGGTGGTACGAGCCGATGGCCGAGGGGAGCGTGCGGATCGGCCGAACCGACCCCGATCAAGACCCGCTCGGATATCGGACGCTCTTCGCGCTCGAACTCGCCTCGCGGTACTACAACGATGCGTCGGATCTCGGGGCGCAGATCCTCCATCGAGACCAGATCTATCCCGAGACGTCGCTTATCAGCCAGTTCGAGACCGGGTCGATAGACGCGGCGTTCGCCTACCGGAGCATGGCCGTAGAGCGCGGCTACGAGTATGTCGAGTTGCCGACGCAGATCAACTTGAGTGACCCGCGGTACGCCGAGGAGTGGTACTCGAACCCCTCGTACACGCTCCCGAACGGTCAGGAAGTCGAGGGCGGACTCATCAGTTACGGGTCGACTGTTCGACACATGAGCGACGCCGCAGTGTCCGTGTTCGATGCCCTCACGACCGGGGCGTACCTCGAAAACCACGGGTTCCTCCTGCGCGAGCAGTTCCCCGCCTACACGGGCGAGGTTCCTCGGCGCGTCAGCCGGACGACAGGCCTATCCGACGAGAATCGATCCCGGCTCGATCGTCCCGGCGAAGCGCTATCGGCCGCAGTATCGGACATCACCGTTCTGGTTTGA
- a CDS encoding cytochrome ubiquinol oxidase subunit I: protein MIDPVLASRFQFALTTIVHIIFPVMSMGLAPFLIYFTWKDIRGGDPVYEQLRRFWTKIFAISFVVGTVTGIVLEFEFGTNFAAFSTTAGELFGGPLAIEGMMAFMLEATFLGIFVFGRERVSDRLYLISSLAVGVGTWLSAVWILIANSWMQMPRGYELATENGHEVVRLVDPVAAYLNPRFGYMYVHMQNAAVESVALFMAGVAGYYVYRHHVLGNETENIVFWHKTLKIALIALLITAPLQVLQGDLYARHVYETQPQKFAAMEAVWNTESYVPEYIFAIPTDLSQLTDPRAKELFGIGIPGGASWLASGGDATAEIRGLNTFDTEAPPVAIVFWSFRAMVGMGFWFILLAFWGGYRWYTGELFEDGLLHKALMASSLLGFVAVELGWVVTEVGRQPWVIQGVLKTSEGVSPGLTGTEALITLVGFVGVYATLLALYTYVVIRVIRGGPPGADALASVGAPDAPPAGVPGDD from the coding sequence ATGATCGACCCAGTACTCGCGAGCCGGTTTCAGTTCGCCCTGACGACGATCGTCCACATCATCTTCCCGGTGATGAGTATGGGGCTTGCACCCTTTCTCATCTACTTCACGTGGAAGGACATCCGGGGCGGCGATCCGGTGTATGAACAGCTGCGTCGCTTCTGGACCAAGATATTCGCTATCTCGTTCGTCGTCGGGACAGTGACCGGAATCGTGCTTGAGTTCGAGTTCGGAACGAACTTCGCCGCGTTCTCGACGACTGCCGGAGAGCTGTTCGGCGGCCCACTCGCCATCGAAGGAATGATGGCGTTCATGCTGGAGGCGACGTTCCTCGGGATATTCGTGTTCGGCCGCGAGCGCGTCTCTGACCGGCTGTATCTGATCTCCAGTCTTGCCGTCGGAGTCGGAACGTGGCTGTCGGCCGTGTGGATTCTCATTGCGAACTCGTGGATGCAGATGCCCCGAGGCTACGAGCTCGCCACCGAGAACGGCCATGAAGTGGTCCGTCTCGTCGACCCGGTCGCGGCGTATCTGAACCCGCGCTTCGGATACATGTACGTCCACATGCAAAACGCGGCCGTCGAGTCCGTGGCGCTGTTCATGGCCGGCGTCGCGGGGTACTACGTCTACCGGCACCACGTCTTGGGGAACGAAACGGAAAACATCGTCTTCTGGCACAAGACGCTCAAGATCGCACTGATCGCGTTGCTGATCACGGCACCGCTGCAGGTGCTTCAGGGCGACCTGTACGCGCGTCACGTGTACGAGACACAGCCGCAGAAATTCGCTGCCATGGAGGCCGTCTGGAACACCGAGTCGTACGTTCCCGAATACATCTTCGCCATCCCGACGGACCTGAGTCAACTCACCGATCCGCGTGCAAAAGAACTGTTCGGCATCGGTATTCCCGGCGGCGCGTCGTGGCTCGCCAGCGGAGGAGACGCGACCGCGGAGATTCGCGGGCTGAACACGTTCGACACGGAAGCACCCCCGGTCGCCATCGTGTTCTGGTCGTTCCGCGCGATGGTCGGCATGGGATTTTGGTTCATCCTGCTCGCGTTCTGGGGCGGTTATCGGTGGTACACCGGTGAGCTGTTCGAAGACGGACTGCTTCACAAGGCGCTGATGGCTTCCAGCCTGCTCGGATTCGTCGCAGTCGAACTCGGATGGGTCGTCACCGAGGTCGGTCGTCAACCATGGGTCATCCAAGGCGTCCTCAAGACGAGCGAAGGCGTCTCGCCCGGCCTCACCGGGACCGAGGCGCTGATCACGCTCGTCGGCTTCGTCGGCGTCTACGCTACGCTCTTGGCGCTGTACACGTACGTCGTCATACGCGTCATCCGCGGTGGCCCGCCCGGCGCGGACGCACTTGCGTCGGTCGGCGCTCCCGACGCTCCGCCCGCGGGGGTGCCCGGCGATGACTAG
- a CDS encoding Tfx family DNA-binding protein, whose product MVATDSTTLTDRQVEVLELRERGHTQQEVADRLGTTDSNISAIERAAEQNVEKARRTLELVRTIRSPVQFSVSPGTSFDDLVADVYAHGDEAGIKIAYCRPELYTHLYGALEGCTNQNELDATIDVGLTTEGEVRVFTGEI is encoded by the coding sequence ATGGTCGCTACTGACTCGACGACGCTGACCGACCGGCAGGTCGAGGTGCTCGAACTCCGAGAGCGGGGACACACCCAACAGGAAGTGGCGGACCGGCTCGGAACGACCGACTCGAACATCAGCGCCATCGAACGGGCGGCAGAACAGAACGTCGAGAAGGCGCGCCGGACGCTGGAACTCGTTCGGACGATTCGGTCCCCGGTCCAGTTCTCCGTCTCGCCGGGGACGAGCTTCGACGATCTGGTTGCCGACGTGTACGCACACGGAGACGAGGCCGGCATCAAGATCGCGTACTGTCGACCGGAACTTTACACGCACCTCTACGGCGCGCTCGAAGGGTGCACGAACCAGAACGAACTCGACGCGACCATCGACGTCGGCCTCACCACCGAGGGCGAAGTGCGGGTCTTCACCGGAGAGATCTGA
- a CDS encoding sulfurtransferase, with protein MTGENSPDDGTRTRSDASTRTEYPADVLVSPDWTNARLDQFATADPDLRLLEVDVNTAFYDTGHVPGAVGVDWQTDLRSAESHDILGPGEMASFLGSRGITEETTVVVYGDNSNWFAAHLYWQLTYYGHPDVRIMDGGREYWMDYDYPTTTEPVDPPTVAYERTLDPPADPEVRAYREDVRDALDTETAFIDVRLPEEFRGDTTKPPGSNEGAMRGGHIPGATNVFWAENVRPDGRFKSPDELRDIYESHGISPDDDVIVYCRIGERSSVTWFVLEELLGYEHVRNYDGSWTEWGNMIGVPIEVGE; from the coding sequence ATGACTGGCGAGAACTCACCAGACGACGGTACGCGGACGCGATCCGACGCATCGACGCGGACAGAGTACCCCGCAGACGTGCTCGTCAGCCCCGACTGGACCAACGCGCGGCTCGACCAGTTTGCTACCGCCGACCCCGACCTCCGGCTGCTCGAAGTCGACGTCAACACCGCGTTTTACGACACGGGCCATGTACCGGGTGCCGTCGGCGTCGACTGGCAGACTGACCTCCGGTCGGCGGAGTCACACGACATCCTTGGTCCCGGTGAGATGGCTTCCTTCCTCGGATCACGCGGAATCACCGAGGAGACGACTGTCGTCGTCTACGGTGACAACTCGAACTGGTTCGCGGCACACCTCTACTGGCAACTCACCTACTACGGGCACCCCGACGTCCGAATCATGGACGGCGGTCGCGAGTACTGGATGGACTACGACTATCCGACCACGACGGAGCCGGTCGACCCACCCACCGTGGCGTACGAGCGTACGCTCGATCCACCGGCCGATCCGGAGGTTCGAGCCTACCGGGAGGACGTGCGAGACGCACTCGACACTGAGACGGCGTTCATCGACGTGCGTCTGCCCGAGGAGTTCCGCGGCGACACCACGAAACCACCCGGCAGCAACGAGGGAGCGATGCGCGGCGGCCACATTCCGGGGGCGACGAACGTCTTCTGGGCAGAGAACGTCCGCCCCGACGGCCGATTCAAGTCGCCCGACGAGCTCAGGGACATATATGAGTCGCACGGGATCAGCCCCGATGACGACGTGATCGTCTACTGCCGGATCGGGGAACGCTCATCGGTCACGTGGTTCGTCCTCGAAGAACTCCTCGGGTACGAACACGTGCGGAATTACGACGGCTCGTGGACCGAGTGGGGGAATATGATCGGCGTCCCGATCGAAGTCGGCGAGTAG
- a CDS encoding class I SAM-dependent methyltransferase produces MPKSEPFETHTDRYEGWFEQHDDAYQSELAALERLVPATGRGIEIGVGSARFAAPLGVGVGIDPAEAMLEHARERGVSVVRGVAEHLPFRDATFDTALIVTTICFVDDITRTLAEADRILSQSGQLVIGYIDKDSPVGRIYQEKKEENPFYREATFVSTEELLEELDAAGFTDFEFVQTIYHWIDEVDGIEPIEEGYGDGSFVGIKASR; encoded by the coding sequence ATGCCAAAATCAGAACCATTCGAGACCCATACCGACCGATACGAAGGGTGGTTCGAGCAACACGACGATGCCTACCAGTCGGAACTGGCCGCTCTAGAGCGGCTCGTGCCAGCGACCGGACGCGGGATCGAGATCGGCGTCGGGAGCGCGCGATTCGCTGCACCGCTCGGAGTCGGCGTCGGGATCGACCCGGCCGAAGCGATGCTGGAACATGCTCGCGAGCGAGGAGTCAGCGTGGTCAGAGGTGTCGCCGAACATCTCCCTTTCCGGGACGCCACCTTCGACACCGCGCTGATCGTGACGACGATTTGCTTTGTCGACGACATTACCCGAACGTTGGCCGAAGCCGACCGGATCCTCTCGCAGTCAGGGCAGCTCGTGATCGGCTATATCGACAAGGACAGCCCTGTCGGACGAATCTATCAGGAAAAGAAAGAAGAGAACCCCTTCTACAGGGAGGCGACGTTCGTCTCGACCGAAGAACTCCTCGAGGAACTCGACGCGGCCGGATTCACTGACTTTGAGTTCGTACAAACGATCTATCACTGGATCGATGAGGTAGACGGCATCGAGCCGATCGAAGAGGGCTATGGCGATGGGTCGTTCGTCGGGATCAAGGCTAGTCGGTAG